A region from the Variovorax sp. V93 genome encodes:
- a CDS encoding thiolase family protein, with translation MTKQRLSYEGVAVAVPVTMPYVRYSTRTAHWFIGQAIEALVEASGVAKEQIDGLCLSSFSLAPDTAVGVTQHLGLSPRWLDHVPTGGASGVMCLRRAARAVQAGDADIVACVGADTNHVDSFRQTLGSFSNFARDASYPYGSGGPNSIFAFITANYMRTYGAKREDFGRICVDQRTNALGNPNAMFKKPLTLDEYMAARPISDPIHLFDCVMPCAGADAFLVMSEERARDLGLAHVVIRGAIERHNAYAEDPVMVQGGWRMDRDDLYAQAGIQPAELDFVQTYDDYPVIVMMQFEDLGFCEKGEGPAFVQSHTMTFDGSFPNNTSGGQLSSGQAGAAGGFLGMVEAIRQLTDQAGQRAVPNARLGLVAGFGMVTYDRCLCTGAVILGRSA, from the coding sequence ATGACGAAGCAGCGGCTCTCCTACGAAGGCGTTGCGGTGGCCGTGCCGGTCACGATGCCTTATGTGCGCTACTCCACGCGCACCGCGCACTGGTTCATCGGGCAGGCCATCGAGGCGCTGGTCGAAGCCAGCGGCGTGGCCAAGGAGCAGATCGATGGCCTCTGCCTGAGCAGCTTCTCGCTTGCGCCCGACACCGCCGTGGGCGTCACGCAGCACCTGGGCCTGTCGCCGCGCTGGCTCGACCACGTGCCCACGGGCGGCGCCTCGGGCGTGATGTGCCTGCGCCGCGCGGCGCGCGCCGTGCAGGCGGGCGATGCCGACATCGTGGCCTGCGTGGGCGCCGACACCAACCACGTCGACTCCTTCCGCCAGACGCTCGGCAGCTTCAGCAACTTCGCGCGCGATGCGAGCTATCCCTACGGCTCGGGCGGGCCGAACTCGATCTTTGCCTTCATCACCGCCAACTACATGCGCACCTACGGCGCGAAACGCGAGGACTTCGGCCGTATCTGCGTCGACCAGCGCACCAATGCGCTCGGCAACCCGAACGCGATGTTCAAGAAGCCGCTCACGCTCGACGAGTACATGGCCGCTCGGCCGATCTCCGACCCGATCCATCTTTTCGACTGCGTGATGCCCTGCGCGGGTGCCGATGCCTTCCTCGTGATGAGCGAGGAGCGCGCGCGAGACCTCGGTCTTGCGCACGTGGTGATCCGCGGCGCCATCGAGCGCCACAACGCCTATGCCGAAGACCCGGTGATGGTGCAGGGCGGCTGGCGCATGGACCGCGACGACCTCTACGCGCAGGCCGGCATCCAGCCCGCGGAACTCGACTTCGTGCAGACCTACGACGACTATCCCGTCATCGTGATGATGCAGTTCGAGGATCTGGGCTTCTGCGAGAAGGGCGAGGGCCCGGCCTTCGTGCAGTCGCACACGATGACCTTCGACGGCAGCTTTCCGAACAACACGAGCGGGGGGCAGCTCTCGTCCGGGCAGGCCGGTGCAGCGGGCGGCTTCCTCGGCATGGTCGAGGCGATCCGGCAGCTCACGGACCAAGCCGGACAACGCGCTGTGCCGAACGCCCGGCTGGGCCTCGTCGCCGGCTTCGGCATGGTCACTTACGACCGCTGCCTGTGCACAGGCGCCGTCATTCTCGGGAGATCGGCATGA
- a CDS encoding SDR family NAD(P)-dependent oxidoreductase — protein sequence MTMPLMRPPRKNPVLRTRQMNLPPGARGRVALGLTAAAAEGRFELQACDRCGTVQYPPREVCHKCLSASLRWRAQSGEGELLGSTTLHHSNDLFFRERLPWRLGLVHLDAGPTLMVHLHGEVGDAPERVRVGARLDRAGQAVLIGFPIEGSPHMADDKMLREMTSDPKFRKVLVTDGKTETGQAIVRALVKAGADIVWVGHAEPWKKMGDGLDDISALPQVTLVPLDLTNGRQVTELAGSIGGKVDIVINNAEVHRTFGIGARRGTDVAKAEMDINYFGLLRLAQEFGPALKGRSADGTTGATAWVNLLSIYALSNFPPHGTFSASKAAAHSLAQCLRAEMRPAGIRVINVFPGPIDDEWNQHTPPPKLAPTALANAIVKALRDGVEDVYPGDVAQEWLERWRDNPKVLERELAAGG from the coding sequence ATGACGATGCCCCTGATGCGCCCCCCGCGCAAGAACCCGGTGCTGCGCACCCGGCAGATGAACCTGCCGCCCGGCGCGCGCGGCCGCGTGGCGCTCGGCCTCACGGCGGCCGCCGCCGAAGGTCGCTTCGAGCTGCAGGCCTGCGACCGATGCGGCACGGTGCAGTACCCGCCGCGCGAGGTCTGCCATAAGTGCCTCTCGGCCTCCTTGCGCTGGCGCGCACAGAGCGGCGAGGGCGAACTGCTCGGCAGCACCACGCTGCACCACAGCAACGACCTGTTCTTCCGCGAGCGGCTGCCCTGGCGGCTGGGCCTGGTGCACCTGGATGCCGGACCGACGCTCATGGTCCACCTGCATGGCGAGGTCGGCGATGCGCCTGAGCGCGTGCGTGTCGGCGCCCGGCTCGATCGAGCTGGGCAGGCCGTTCTCATTGGTTTTCCGATTGAAGGGAGTCCCCACATGGCCGACGACAAGATGCTGCGCGAGATGACCAGCGACCCGAAGTTCCGCAAGGTGCTGGTGACCGACGGGAAGACCGAGACCGGCCAGGCCATCGTGCGTGCGCTGGTCAAGGCCGGCGCAGACATCGTCTGGGTCGGCCATGCCGAGCCGTGGAAGAAGATGGGCGATGGGCTTGACGACATCTCGGCGCTGCCGCAAGTCACGCTGGTGCCGCTGGACCTGACCAACGGCCGGCAGGTGACCGAGCTCGCGGGCTCCATCGGCGGCAAGGTCGACATCGTGATCAACAACGCGGAGGTGCACCGCACTTTCGGCATCGGCGCGCGCCGCGGCACCGACGTGGCCAAGGCCGAGATGGACATCAACTACTTCGGTCTGCTGCGCCTCGCGCAGGAGTTCGGCCCCGCGCTCAAGGGCCGCTCGGCCGACGGCACGACGGGTGCCACGGCCTGGGTCAACCTGCTGTCGATCTACGCGCTCAGCAACTTCCCGCCGCACGGCACCTTCAGCGCTTCGAAAGCGGCGGCGCACTCGCTCGCGCAGTGCCTGCGCGCCGAGATGCGGCCGGCCGGCATCCGCGTGATCAATGTGTTCCCGGGCCCCATCGACGACGAATGGAACCAGCACACGCCGCCGCCCAAGCTGGCACCCACCGCGCTGGCCAATGCCATCGTCAAGGCGCTGCGCGACGGCGTCGAGGACGTCTATCCCGGCGACGTGGCGCAGGAGTGGCTGGAGCGCTGGCGAGACAACCCGAAGGTGCTCGAACGCGAACTCGCGGCGGGCGGCTGA
- a CDS encoding cyclase family protein: MTTTTELMSAAEILGGLVTAMASGRIRVIDLTQTLTPEFPQIALPPEMGQCWPFRIEEVSKYDERGPGWYWNNFSCGEHTGTHFDAPIHWISGRDLPNNSVDTIPVQHFVAPACVIDCSADVQANDDYLLSVADIERYEAAHGRIPKGAWVLMRTDWSKRSDPEAYQNFDETGQHTPGPSTEAVRFLVEQRDVLGFGSEAIGTDAGQGYHLRPPYPCHYYMHGAGRYGLQCLSNLDLLPPSGAVLICPPLKIEKGSGSPLRVLALVGAST; the protein is encoded by the coding sequence ATGACCACGACAACCGAACTGATGTCCGCCGCAGAAATCCTCGGCGGCCTCGTGACCGCGATGGCCAGCGGCCGCATCCGCGTGATCGACCTCACGCAGACGCTCACGCCCGAGTTCCCGCAGATCGCGCTGCCGCCCGAGATGGGCCAGTGCTGGCCCTTCCGCATCGAGGAAGTGTCGAAGTACGACGAGCGCGGCCCGGGCTGGTACTGGAACAATTTTTCCTGCGGCGAGCACACCGGAACGCACTTCGACGCGCCCATCCACTGGATCTCGGGCCGCGACCTGCCGAACAACTCGGTCGACACCATTCCCGTGCAGCACTTCGTGGCGCCGGCCTGCGTGATCGACTGCTCGGCCGACGTGCAGGCGAACGACGACTACCTGCTGAGCGTGGCCGACATCGAGCGCTACGAAGCGGCACACGGCCGCATCCCGAAGGGCGCATGGGTGCTGATGCGCACCGACTGGTCCAAGCGCAGCGACCCCGAGGCCTACCAGAACTTCGACGAGACCGGACAGCACACGCCCGGCCCGAGCACCGAGGCCGTGCGCTTCCTGGTCGAGCAGCGTGACGTGCTGGGCTTCGGCTCCGAGGCCATCGGCACCGATGCGGGGCAGGGCTATCACCTGCGGCCGCCATACCCGTGCCACTACTACATGCACGGCGCGGGGCGCTACGGGCTGCAATGCCTGAGCAACCTCGACCTGCTGCCACCCTCGGGCGCGGTGCTGATCTGCCCGCCGCTCAAGATCGAGAAGGGCAGCGGCAGTCCGCTGCGGGTGCTCGCGCTGGTGGGAGCTTCAACATGA
- a CDS encoding SDR family NAD(P)-dependent oxidoreductase, protein MSTAPKVAAVTGGSAGIGKAICEDLLAQGYEVVSLARRKAGIDHPRLHSIEVDLSDRAATGEAVRELVERFSPTTIVHNAGVIRAALLPEVKLGDLDALVDLHLGCAIQLVQGALPAMRAQRFGRVVLLSSRAALGLATRTSYSATKAGMLGMARTWALELAADGITVNVVAPGPIRTDMFYDVVEAGSEKERALAASVPVKRLGEAADVARAVRFFADPDSSFITGQVLYVCGGTSVGSLAL, encoded by the coding sequence ATGAGCACGGCGCCCAAGGTCGCGGCCGTCACCGGCGGCAGCGCCGGCATCGGCAAGGCAATCTGCGAAGACCTGCTCGCGCAGGGCTACGAGGTGGTGTCGCTCGCGCGCCGCAAGGCCGGGATCGACCATCCGAGACTGCACAGCATCGAGGTCGACCTGAGCGACCGTGCCGCCACGGGCGAGGCGGTGCGCGAACTGGTCGAGCGCTTTTCGCCGACCACCATCGTGCACAACGCTGGCGTGATCCGCGCGGCGTTGCTGCCCGAAGTGAAGCTCGGCGATCTCGATGCGCTGGTCGACCTGCACCTGGGCTGTGCCATCCAGCTGGTGCAGGGCGCATTGCCCGCGATGCGCGCACAGCGCTTCGGCCGCGTGGTGCTGCTGTCGTCGCGCGCCGCGCTCGGCCTGGCCACGCGCACCAGCTATTCGGCCACCAAGGCCGGCATGCTGGGCATGGCGCGCACCTGGGCGCTCGAGCTGGCCGCGGACGGCATCACCGTGAACGTGGTGGCACCGGGTCCGATCCGCACTGACATGTTCTACGACGTGGTCGAGGCCGGCAGCGAGAAGGAACGCGCGCTCGCCGCCTCCGTGCCTGTCAAGCGGCTCGGCGAAGCGGCCGACGTGGCACGCGCCGTGCGTTTCTTTGCCGACCCCGACAGCAGCTTCATCACCGGGCAGGTGCTCTACGTCTGCGGCGGCACCAGCGTCGGCAGCCTCGCCCTCTAG
- a CDS encoding ABC transporter substrate-binding protein, whose product MKVLNRFRAVAGIAAAFGALSAAGAWAADLKVGFITSLSGPVSSLGIPYEKGMKAAIAYQADIGGRKIQLVQLDDASDPSTAARNARKMIDEDKVDVIIGTAGSPGALAIAGVARETKTPLISIANANLPGEEGAWMVTLPQPAPLMVSAVVERMKKSGVKTVGYIGFSDAWGDLVYGALQKSAEPAGIKIVSNERYARADSSVTGQVLKIVALRPDAVITGTSGTPGALPYLALAERGYKGQIYGMHALINPDFVRVGGASVEGLLAPTGPVIVAEQLPSENPIRKVSMDFRAAYQKANGAPPTDAFSAYTFDAWLLYLDAAQRALATKAEPGTPQFRLALRDAIVSTKELVGTHSVYNFKPTDRYGSDERSRVVVKLEKGQWKLVP is encoded by the coding sequence ATGAAAGTCCTGAACCGATTCCGTGCCGTCGCGGGCATTGCCGCGGCCTTCGGCGCCCTGAGCGCCGCGGGCGCGTGGGCGGCCGATCTCAAGGTCGGCTTCATCACGTCGCTGTCGGGACCGGTGTCGTCGCTCGGCATTCCCTACGAGAAGGGCATGAAGGCCGCGATCGCCTACCAAGCCGACATCGGCGGTCGCAAGATCCAGCTGGTGCAGCTCGACGACGCCTCCGATCCGTCCACGGCCGCGCGCAACGCACGCAAGATGATCGACGAGGACAAGGTCGACGTGATCATCGGCACGGCCGGTTCGCCCGGCGCGCTGGCCATTGCCGGCGTGGCGCGCGAAACGAAGACGCCGCTGATCTCCATCGCCAACGCCAACCTGCCGGGCGAAGAGGGCGCATGGATGGTCACGCTGCCGCAGCCTGCGCCGCTGATGGTGAGCGCGGTGGTCGAACGCATGAAGAAGTCGGGCGTGAAGACGGTCGGCTACATCGGCTTTTCCGACGCCTGGGGCGACCTGGTGTACGGCGCGCTGCAAAAGAGCGCGGAGCCTGCAGGCATCAAGATCGTCTCGAACGAGCGCTATGCGCGCGCCGATTCATCGGTGACCGGCCAGGTACTCAAGATCGTGGCCCTGCGGCCCGATGCGGTGATCACCGGCACCTCGGGCACGCCCGGTGCGCTGCCCTACCTGGCGCTTGCGGAGCGCGGCTACAAGGGCCAGATCTACGGCATGCATGCGCTGATCAACCCGGACTTCGTGCGCGTGGGCGGTGCCTCGGTCGAAGGGCTGCTCGCGCCCACCGGCCCGGTGATCGTGGCCGAGCAGTTGCCGAGCGAGAACCCGATCCGCAAGGTGTCGATGGATTTCCGCGCGGCCTACCAGAAGGCCAACGGCGCGCCGCCGACCGATGCCTTCTCGGCCTACACCTTCGATGCCTGGCTGCTGTACCTCGACGCGGCCCAGCGCGCGCTCGCCACCAAGGCCGAGCCCGGCACGCCGCAGTTCCGCCTTGCGCTGCGCGACGCCATCGTGAGTACCAAGGAGCTGGTGGGCACGCACTCGGTCTACAACTTCAAGCCGACGGACCGCTATGGATCGGACGAACGGTCGCGCGTTGTCGTGAAGCTGGAAAAAGGCCAGTGGAAGCTGGTTCCCTGA
- a CDS encoding ABC transporter substrate-binding protein, with translation MKKNLARILGLTAVALAAAQAMAADLKIGFISSLSGPVAALGVPYEKGIRAAIAEHPEIGGRKVQLIVLDDASDPTTAGRNARKLVVEDKVDVLIGTSGVPGAMAIASVARELNTPLISPTPVTIPGPEGAWTVTVSQPFQLMVAGVVERMQKSGVKTVAFIGFSDALGDLAYDSLVKSADKAGIKVVANERYARSDSSVAGQVLKIVAQRPDAVFAGNSGTPGALPYLALAERGYKGKIYGTHGLINADFVRVGGAAIEGLQVPSGPVLVADQLPDSNPIKKVSMGFRNAYQKVNGAVPTDAFSSYTYDAYLLLADAASRTKGEPGTPQYRSALRDAIASTKELVGTHGIYTFKPDDRYGSDQRGVVIVQMNKGQWKLVP, from the coding sequence ATGAAAAAGAACCTGGCCCGGATCCTCGGCCTCACCGCCGTGGCACTGGCGGCCGCACAAGCCATGGCGGCCGACCTCAAGATCGGCTTCATCAGCTCGCTCTCGGGCCCGGTCGCTGCCTTGGGCGTGCCGTACGAGAAGGGCATTCGCGCCGCCATTGCCGAACACCCGGAAATCGGCGGCCGCAAGGTCCAGCTGATCGTGCTCGACGATGCCTCCGACCCCACCACCGCCGGGCGCAACGCGCGCAAGCTGGTGGTGGAAGACAAGGTCGACGTGCTGATCGGCACCTCGGGCGTGCCGGGCGCGATGGCCATCGCATCGGTGGCGCGCGAACTCAACACCCCGCTGATCTCGCCCACGCCCGTCACCATCCCCGGCCCCGAAGGCGCATGGACCGTGACCGTGTCGCAGCCGTTCCAGCTCATGGTCGCAGGCGTGGTCGAACGCATGCAGAAGTCCGGCGTGAAGACCGTGGCCTTCATCGGCTTTTCCGATGCGCTGGGCGACCTGGCCTACGACTCGCTCGTGAAGAGCGCCGACAAGGCCGGCATCAAGGTGGTCGCGAACGAGCGCTATGCGCGCAGCGATTCCTCGGTGGCCGGGCAGGTGCTCAAGATCGTCGCGCAGCGGCCCGATGCCGTGTTTGCCGGCAACTCGGGCACGCCCGGCGCGCTGCCCTACCTCGCGCTCGCCGAGCGCGGCTACAAGGGAAAGATCTACGGCACGCACGGCCTCATCAACGCCGACTTCGTGCGCGTGGGTGGTGCCGCCATCGAAGGCCTGCAGGTGCCCAGCGGCCCCGTGCTGGTGGCCGACCAGCTGCCCGACAGCAACCCGATCAAGAAGGTGTCGATGGGCTTTCGCAACGCCTACCAGAAGGTGAACGGCGCGGTGCCGACCGATGCCTTCTCGTCCTACACCTACGACGCCTACCTGCTGCTGGCCGATGCGGCCTCGCGCACCAAGGGCGAGCCCGGCACGCCGCAGTACCGCAGCGCGCTGCGCGACGCCATCGCCAGCACCAAGGAATTGGTGGGCACGCACGGCATCTACACCTTCAAGCCCGACGACCGCTACGGTTCCGACCAGCGCGGCGTGGTGATCGTGCAGATGAACAAGGGCCAGTGGAAGCTCGTTCCCTGA
- a CDS encoding aromatic ring-hydroxylating dioxygenase subunit alpha yields the protein MTSYRHHPDRIAALVQDDRVHRDLYLSEEIFALEQERLFANTWVYLGHASQVPEPGDFVAQDIAGRPLLMVRQPDGAVHVMYNRCAHKGTQLVTDECGNTGRFFRCPYHAWTYKLDGAPLGVPLKNGYEGTQLKACESGRGLSVVKHVKVYRDFVFVRLADTGPSFEDYFGEVLGAIDNMVDRSPEGRLTVGGGVLRNIVHCNWKMYLENINDTVHPMSTHESATKAAEALWEGHAPTDPKPMAMEQILPFGSGYEFFDRMGGRVFANGHSVLGVNFSIHSNYAQLPEYETAMRAAHGEERAAEILQRSPQNSVFYPSLSVKGSPQAIRVIRPLAADRTLVEAWSFRAAGAPDLLFERAMSYNRLVFSPMSVVAHDDVHLFESIQQGLRAGGNEWVSLHRNYDPAELAQPTLTTNGTNELLMRNQFRAWARSMVAGMEAAA from the coding sequence ATGACCAGCTACCGCCATCATCCAGACCGCATCGCCGCGCTCGTGCAGGATGACCGCGTGCACCGCGACCTGTACCTGAGCGAGGAGATCTTCGCGCTCGAGCAGGAACGCCTGTTCGCGAACACCTGGGTCTATCTCGGCCACGCGAGCCAGGTGCCGGAGCCGGGAGACTTCGTGGCGCAGGACATTGCGGGCCGGCCGCTGCTCATGGTGCGCCAGCCCGACGGCGCGGTGCACGTCATGTACAACCGCTGCGCCCACAAGGGCACGCAGCTGGTGACCGACGAATGCGGCAACACCGGCCGCTTCTTCCGCTGCCCTTACCACGCCTGGACCTACAAGCTCGACGGCGCACCGCTCGGTGTGCCGCTGAAGAACGGCTACGAAGGCACGCAGCTCAAGGCCTGCGAGTCGGGTCGTGGGCTTTCGGTGGTGAAACACGTGAAGGTCTACCGCGACTTTGTGTTCGTGCGGCTCGCGGACACCGGCCCCTCGTTCGAGGACTACTTCGGCGAGGTGCTCGGCGCCATCGACAACATGGTCGACCGCTCGCCCGAGGGCCGGCTCACGGTCGGCGGCGGCGTGCTGCGCAACATCGTCCACTGCAACTGGAAGATGTACCTCGAGAACATCAACGACACGGTGCATCCGATGTCGACGCACGAGTCGGCCACCAAGGCGGCGGAGGCGCTGTGGGAAGGCCATGCCCCAACCGACCCCAAGCCGATGGCGATGGAGCAGATCCTGCCCTTCGGCTCGGGCTACGAATTCTTCGACAGGATGGGCGGGCGGGTGTTCGCCAATGGCCACAGCGTGCTGGGCGTGAACTTCAGCATCCATTCCAACTATGCGCAGCTGCCCGAGTACGAGACTGCGATGCGCGCCGCGCATGGCGAGGAGCGCGCGGCCGAGATCCTGCAGCGCTCGCCGCAGAACTCGGTCTTCTATCCGAGCCTGTCGGTCAAGGGCTCGCCGCAGGCCATCCGCGTGATCCGCCCGCTGGCCGCCGACCGCACGCTCGTCGAGGCCTGGAGCTTCCGCGCAGCGGGTGCGCCGGATCTGCTCTTCGAACGGGCCATGAGCTACAACCGGCTCGTGTTCTCGCCGATGTCGGTGGTCGCGCACGACGACGTGCACCTGTTCGAGAGCATCCAGCAGGGCCTGCGCGCCGGCGGCAACGAATGGGTGAGCCTGCACCGCAACTACGACCCGGCGGAGCTTGCGCAGCCGACCCTCACCACCAACGGCACGAATGAGCTGCTCATGCGCAACCAGTTCCGCGCCTGGGCAAGGTCGATGGTGGCGGGCATGGAGGCCGCGGCATGA
- a CDS encoding aromatic-ring-hydroxylating dioxygenase subunit beta has product MNGDPRDFVAHEAALLDERRFDDWLALFTEDGHYWIPLLGAAQADPFSHNSLAYEDRLLLQLRVDRLKNPRAHSQHPASHSQHVLQPSRIEEETSDAVRLRTPFLYIEARGESQILLTGTARHRLVRTSEGWAIREKRIDLLNAARPLPAIQLFI; this is encoded by the coding sequence ATGAATGGCGACCCGCGCGATTTCGTTGCCCATGAGGCCGCACTGCTCGACGAGCGGCGCTTCGACGACTGGCTGGCGCTCTTCACCGAAGACGGCCATTACTGGATTCCGCTGCTGGGCGCCGCCCAGGCCGATCCGTTCTCGCACAACTCGCTGGCCTACGAAGATCGGCTGCTGCTGCAGCTGCGCGTGGATCGCCTGAAGAACCCGCGCGCCCATTCGCAGCATCCCGCGAGCCACAGCCAGCATGTGCTGCAGCCTTCGCGCATCGAGGAAGAGACGAGCGATGCAGTGCGCCTGCGCACGCCGTTCCTCTATATCGAAGCGCGCGGCGAATCGCAGATCCTGCTGACCGGCACCGCCCGCCACCGCCTCGTGCGCACGTCCGAGGGCTGGGCCATCCGCGAGAAGCGCATCGACCTGCTCAACGCCGCGCGCCCATTGCCGGCGATCCAGTTGTTCATCTGA
- a CDS encoding ABC transporter substrate-binding protein, which yields MKSLMQTLTRGALAAALTACGVASAFAADLKVGLSVSLSGPNSSLGVPYAKGMQAALAYKPEVNGRKVQLIVLDDGSDPTTAGRNARKLIEEDKVDVLMGTSGVPAAIAMAQVGKEAKVPMIGLTPILLDPAENPWVVTVAQPTQLMIDAVVERMKRNNVKTVGYIGFTDAWGDLVYNALMKAAPEAGIKVVSNERYARADASVTGQVLKIVALRPDAVMTGGAGTPGALPFLALQERGYKGGVYGQHGLINPDFVRVVGAAGQNALMPTGPVIVAEQLPDSHPTKKIATDFRAVFQKVNNAPTSDAFSAYSFDGWLVFADAASRAMKKAEPGTAEFRVALRDAIFSTREVVGTHGVYTFKPGSLYGVDERARVIVKLDNGQWKLAP from the coding sequence ATGAAGAGCCTGATGCAGACCTTGACGCGCGGTGCCCTCGCCGCGGCGCTGACCGCCTGTGGTGTTGCGAGCGCATTCGCGGCCGACCTCAAGGTCGGCCTGAGCGTGTCGCTGTCGGGGCCCAATTCCTCGCTGGGCGTGCCCTATGCCAAGGGCATGCAGGCCGCGCTGGCCTACAAGCCGGAAGTCAACGGCCGCAAGGTGCAGCTCATCGTGCTGGACGACGGCTCGGACCCGACCACGGCCGGGCGCAATGCCCGCAAGCTGATCGAGGAGGACAAGGTCGATGTGCTGATGGGCACCTCGGGCGTGCCTGCCGCCATTGCCATGGCCCAGGTCGGCAAGGAAGCCAAGGTGCCGATGATCGGGCTCACACCCATCCTGCTCGACCCGGCCGAGAACCCCTGGGTCGTGACGGTGGCGCAGCCCACGCAGCTGATGATCGATGCGGTGGTCGAGCGCATGAAGCGCAACAACGTCAAGACCGTGGGCTACATCGGCTTCACCGATGCCTGGGGCGACCTGGTCTACAACGCACTGATGAAAGCTGCGCCTGAAGCCGGCATCAAGGTGGTGAGCAACGAGCGCTATGCGCGCGCTGACGCTTCGGTGACCGGTCAGGTGCTGAAGATCGTCGCGCTCAGGCCCGATGCCGTGATGACCGGCGGTGCCGGCACGCCGGGCGCGCTGCCCTTCCTTGCACTGCAGGAGCGCGGCTACAAGGGCGGCGTGTACGGCCAGCACGGGCTGATCAACCCCGACTTCGTGCGCGTGGTCGGTGCCGCGGGGCAGAACGCACTGATGCCCACCGGCCCGGTGATCGTGGCCGAGCAGTTGCCCGACAGCCATCCGACCAAGAAGATCGCGACCGATTTCCGCGCCGTGTTCCAGAAGGTCAACAACGCGCCCACCAGCGACGCGTTCTCGGCCTATTCCTTCGACGGCTGGCTGGTGTTCGCCGATGCCGCCTCGCGCGCCATGAAGAAGGCGGAGCCGGGTACCGCCGAATTCCGCGTCGCGCTGCGCGACGCCATCTTCAGCACCAGGGAAGTGGTGGGCACGCACGGCGTCTACACCTTCAAGCCCGGCAGCCTCTACGGTGTGGACGAACGCGCCCGCGTGATCGTCAAGCTCGACAACGGCCAGTGGAAGCTCGCACCTTGA
- a CDS encoding branched-chain amino acid ABC transporter permease produces MTWDVALILVTDGLANGAVYLLAGLGLVLIFSVTRVVFVPFGDIAAFAALSLAAFETGRVPPTIGMVAVLAALALATEIGSLLRRREAQRIPKAVLMWGVLPAIPCLLAWLAARPGVPVAVHIAVAVLLVVPIAPLLARVVFQPIADASVLVLLIVSLALHFLLSGLGLLFFGPEGSRTTPLTSAVFTLGDGFTVSGQVVLMVGAAIVLSGLFFLVFERTVAGKALRATAVNRVGARLVGIRPVRTALLAYGCASLLAGLIGVLIAPVTTMYYDSGFIIGLKAFVAAIIGGLVSYPMTAVGALAVGVVESFASFWSGALKDVIVFSLLIPVLMLRSFMAAHSEEEEEEVEQ; encoded by the coding sequence ATGACATGGGACGTGGCGCTGATCCTCGTCACCGATGGCCTGGCCAACGGTGCCGTCTATCTGCTGGCCGGACTCGGGCTGGTATTGATCTTTTCCGTCACGCGGGTGGTGTTCGTGCCGTTCGGCGATATCGCGGCCTTCGCGGCGCTGTCGCTCGCGGCCTTCGAGACCGGCCGCGTGCCGCCGACCATCGGCATGGTCGCCGTGCTCGCGGCGCTCGCGCTGGCCACGGAGATCGGCAGCCTGCTGCGGCGCAGGGAGGCCCAGCGCATTCCCAAGGCGGTGCTGATGTGGGGCGTGCTGCCTGCCATCCCGTGCCTGTTGGCGTGGCTGGCCGCGCGGCCCGGCGTGCCGGTGGCGGTGCACATTGCCGTGGCCGTGCTGCTGGTGGTGCCCATTGCGCCGCTGCTCGCACGGGTGGTGTTCCAGCCGATCGCGGATGCCTCGGTGCTGGTGCTGCTGATCGTCTCGCTGGCGCTGCACTTCCTGCTCTCGGGTCTCGGCCTTCTGTTCTTCGGGCCTGAAGGCTCGCGCACCACGCCGCTCACGAGCGCCGTGTTCACGCTGGGCGACGGCTTCACGGTCAGCGGCCAGGTGGTGCTGATGGTGGGTGCGGCCATCGTGCTGAGCGGATTGTTCTTCCTGGTGTTCGAGCGCACGGTGGCCGGCAAGGCGCTGCGCGCCACGGCCGTCAACCGGGTGGGTGCGCGGCTGGTCGGCATCCGGCCGGTGCGCACCGCGCTGCTGGCCTATGGCTGCGCTTCGCTGCTGGCCGGGCTCATCGGCGTGCTGATCGCGCCGGTGACCACCATGTACTACGACTCGGGCTTCATCATCGGCCTGAAGGCCTTCGTGGCCGCGATCATCGGCGGGCTCGTGAGCTACCCGATGACGGCCGTGGGCGCGCTCGCGGTCGGCGTGGTGGAAAGCTTCGCCTCGTTCTGGAGCGGGGCGCTGAAGGACGTGATCGTGTTCAGCCTGCTGATACCGGTGCTCATGCTGCGGTCGTTCATGGCCGCGCACTCCGAAGAGGAAGAAGAAGAGGTGGAGCAATGA